A stretch of the Acyrthosiphon pisum isolate AL4f chromosome A2, pea_aphid_22Mar2018_4r6ur, whole genome shotgun sequence genome encodes the following:
- the LOC115034118 gene encoding uncharacterized protein LOC115034118, with product MNSPFAGKIKVVGDNTYSTNTTKRRLDLNSAVNLSPGTSKLIDSNSIIMNSPSAGNWKVIDDNTYSTNTSKRRIDFNSLGSSPGSANASNKRHLEKSTDEKLTVLLRAVTNLKYELRDYGIKIDRIENAIMNNNYTNKINDENHFSVTSEHLYNFPMKTVEDLNIFEDKLLENTFRLKMINYLSRLEQPKISDMTRHIMAKLFHNNLLSLYSYVGQKKKLIFSVLRSCSLIFDTIRNIPKHKSCTDMEIVGPLKTFLANAKFREQKKQQINPILKGTTNNAKCDLLILH from the exons ATGAATTCCCCGTTTGCAGGGAAAATAAAAGTGGTTGGTGATAACACATATTCAACAAATACCACTAAAAGGCGCTTAGACTTGAACTCTGCAGTAAATTTGTCACCTg gtacctctaaACTCATTGATTCTAActcaataataatgaattccCCATCTGCAGGGAATTGGAAAGTTATTGATGATAACACATATTCAACAAATACTAGTAAAAGGCGTATAGATTTTAATTCATTAGGAAGTTCACCAG gttcTGCTAATGCTTCTAATAAAAGACATTTAGAAAAATCAACAGAtg aaaaattaactgTACTACTTCGAGCAGTTACAAATTTGAAGTATGAATTAAGAGACTACGGAATAAAAATAGACAGAATTGAAAATgccataatgaataataattatacaaataaaattaatgatgaaAACCACTTTTCTGTGACTAGtgaacatttatacaattttccaaTGAAAACAGTGgaagatttgaatatttttgaagacaAATTATTGGAAAACACTTTCAGGCTCAAAATG attaaTTATCTTTCCAGATTAGAACAGCCTAAAATATCTGATATGACAAGACACATTATGGCAAaactttttcataataatttactctCATTGTATTCTTATGTCggccagaaaaaaaaactaatattttctgTACTTCGTTCATGTTCATTGAtatttg atACTATAAGGAACATTCCAAAACATAAAAGTTGTACAGATATGGAAATTGTTGGacctttaaaaacatttttagcaaATGCCAAATTTcgtgaacaaaaaaaacaacaaattaatccaa taTTGAAGGGAACAACTAACAATGCTAAATGTGATCTGCTCATCTTacattaa
- the LOC100160969 gene encoding uncharacterized protein LOC100160969 — protein sequence MPTVCAVYGCTNKTTNKSVSFFRFPKKKKSAATDLQKLQEDQRNMWLKSLHRVDLKNKQVDAMRICSSHFKSGKPACYTNNKHPDWCPSINMGYKTNKGAATTPDIKRYHRATKQMALTPTILFPNDLENDTVVQSSAVVAVPNSNDGENMDVSKETGTSTSTTITMADIQTLEQEVIRKDFLINKLTSEVNYLNLSEETFNGRPKMLAFYTGLESMDLFLLILEEIKPALTSSNQRLTEFQKLLLCLMKLRLNMPFVYLGYRFNITCGSASIIFCKVIFLLEHAFKKLIYWPDREALRYLMPRSFFNAFGNSVAVIIDCFEIGIEKPSNLRAKAQTWSSYKNKNTVKYLIAITPQGVVSFISEGWGGRVSDKHITENSMFLKNLLPGDVVLADRGFTVSESIGFHFATLKTPAFTRGLPQLHPCSIEETRKIASVRIHVERIIGLTRSKYKILNGPVKITTLKHQDDNSCLLDSIVTVCCALINMCSSIVPLD from the exons atgccAACTGTTTGTGCAGTTTATGGTTGTACGAATAAAACAACCAATAAAAGTGTATCATTTTTtcgttttccaaaaaaaaaaaaaagtgcagCAACAGATCTTCAAAAACTACAGGAGGACCAACGAAATATGTGGCTGAAATCCCTTCACAGAGTTGATTTAAAGAATAAGCAGGTTGATGCTATGCGTATATGTTCTTCTCATTTTAAAAGTG GTAAACCAGCTTGCTATACCAATAACAAACATCCTGATTGGTGTCCATCAATTAACATGGGCTACAAGACTAATAAGg gTGCTGCAACTACACCAGATATTAAGCGATACCATAGGGCTACTAAACAAATGGCATTGACACCAACCATTTTGTTTCCAAATGACTTGGAAAATGATACTGTTGTCCAGAG TTCTGCTGTTGTCGCTGTTCCTAATTCTAATGATGGAGAAAATATGGATGTAAGCAAGGAAACAGGGACATCAACTTCAACAACAATTACCATGGCTGATATACAGACACTAGAACAAGAAGTAATTAGGAAagattttttaatcaacaaactTACTTcagaagtaaattatttaaatttaagtgaaGAGACATTTAATGGTCGTCCTAAAATGTTAGCATTTTATACTGGCCTAGAGAGTATGgatctttttttattaattttagaggAAATTAAACCTGCACTAACTTCTAGTAACCAAAGGTTAACtgaatttcaaaaactattgttATGTCTTATGAAATTAAGGTTAAATATGCCATTTGTTTATTTAGGCTATAGGTTCAATATCACTTGTGGTTCTgcttcaattattttttgtaaggttatatttcttttagaacatgcatttaaaaaactaatttactgGCCAGACAGGGAAGCATTACGTTATCTAATGCCACGTTCATTTTTTAATGCTTTTGGTAACTCAGTTGCAGTTATTATTGATTGCTTTGAAATCGGAATTGAAAAACCTAGTAATTTAAGAGCTAAAGCACAAACTTGGTCTtcctacaaaaacaaaaatactgttAAGTATTTGATTGCTATTACACCTCAAGGGGTAGTATCATTTATATCTGAAGGATGGGGTGGTAGGGTAAGTGACAAACACATAACTGAAAACtctatgtttttgaaaaatttattgcCAGGTGATGTAGTACTTGCAGATAGGGGATTCACTGTAAGTGAGAGTATAGGTTTTCATTTTGCTACGTTGAAAACACCTGCCTTTACAAGGGGTCTTCCTCAATTACACCCATGTTCTATTGAAGAAACAAGGAAAATAGCATCTGTTAGAATACATGTAGAGCGTATAATAGGACTCACTAGATCTAAGTATAAAATTCTTAATGGCCCAGTGAAAATTACAACTCTCAAACACCAAGATGACAACTCATGTTTATTAGATTCTATAGTTACAGTTTGTTGTGCTCTCATTAATATGTGCAGTTCTATTGTACcattagattaa
- the LOC107882378 gene encoding zinc finger BED domain-containing protein 5-like, translated as MSQWTEDELIQRVRKSSFFSLQLDESTDVQGLCHLLVFIRYIWNNGPHEDMLFCEPIIRGTSEEIFNTLDSYVNKKGLDWVKCVGLCTDGARAMCGKNSSVVTRMLEVSPNALWTHCNIHREVLVSKHNMPDNLKNV; from the coding sequence ATGTCTCAGTGGACAGAAGATGAGTTAATTCAAAGAGTTCGTAAAAGTAGCTTTTTCTCGCTACAACTAGATGAATCTACCGATGTTCAAGGTTTATGCCATCTGCTTGTATTCATACGTTATATATGGAACAATGGACCTCATGAAGATATGCTGTTTTGTGAACCAATTATTCGAGGTACTAGCGAAGAAATCTTCAACACCCTTGATTCTTATGTCAATAAAAAAGGTCTTGATTGGGTGAAATGTGTCGGATTATGCACGGACGGTGCTAGAGCTATGTGTGGTAAAAATAGTAGTGTTGTAACTCGAATGCTTGAAGTTAGTCCGAATGCATTGTGGACTCACTGCAATATACACAGAGAAGTTTTAGTATCAAAACACAATATGCCGGATAACTTAAAAAACGTTTGA